The DNA window GCACGAAGAGACATTCTTCCTTCAAGCTTCGAGCACGCCGGTTCGCGCAATCGGCATCGACGCGCGTGCATCGAGGCCTTCCGGGCTCCTTCCGAGCCCGACCACCCGGACCACTGGAAACCGTCGACACGCAGCTACGCTTGCTCCCTCGGCGGCCAGGCGCAGAGGCAGCGGGGCGGGGTGATTTGGACTACGCGTTCGATTTTTCGGTTGTCCTGACAGGCGAGTACCGCCAGGCGCTGATCGACGGCACGCTGCTCACGCTGCAGCTCTCGGGCTTGTCGCTCGTGCTGTCTCTCATGATCGGCGTAGTCGTGGCGCTGTGCCGGCTGGCGCCCCTCAAGCCGCTCAACTGGCTGGCGGCGATCTACGTCGAGTTCGTGCGCAACACGCCGCTGCTGGTGCAGATGCTGTTCTGGTATTTCGGCGCCACGCAGGTACTGCCGCGCGCGGTGAACGACTGGCTCTACGCCGGAGACTTCGAGTTCGCCGCCGCGGCCATCGCGCTCACCCTGTACACGGCGGCCTTCATCTCCGAGGACGTGCGCAGCGGCATCCGCTCCATTCCGCGCGAGCAGACGGAAGCGGCGCGCGCCTCCGGGATGACGTTTCTGCAGGCCATGCGCTACGTGATCCTGCCGCAGGCGCTGCGCATCACCGTGCCGCCGCTCATCAATCAGGCGCTCAACCTCACCAAGAACTCCAGCCTCGCGATGGCGATCGGTGTGGCGGAGCTCACCTACAAGGCCCGCGAGATCGAGAGCTTCACCTTCAAGACCTTCGAGGCCTTCGCTGCCTGCACGGTCATCTACCTCACGCTGTCTCTGCTGATCACCTTCGCCGCCCTGGCCTGCGAGCGGCGCCGTGCCAGTGCCTGATACCCCTTGCGCTCACATCGACAAGCGGCATGAACCACGGTAGATGCTCGAGATTCTGAAAGAGAACTGGCTCTACCTGCTGATCGGTCAGTATCCGAGCGGGCCGCTCGGGGGTCTTGCGCTGACGCTCGCCATCGCCTCGATCGCGCTCACCCTGGCGCTCCCGGCCGGAATCGTCCTCGCGCTGGGCCGGGTGAGCCACTTCGCGCTGTTGCATCTGCCCGCCACCGGCTTGGTGTATCTGGTGCGCGGGCTGCCGCTCATCATGGTGATCTTCTGGGCCTATTTCCTGGTACCGCTGGCGCTGGGGCGCGCCGTGCCCGGCTTCGTGACGATGATCTATGCCCTGGTGTTCTTCGAGGCGGCCTACCTCGCCGAGATCGTCCGCGCCGGTATCCAGGCGGTGCCCAAGGGCCAGGTGGAAGCCGCGCGCTCGCTCGGCCTGAATTACCTGCAGACAATGCGCGGCGTCGTGCTGCCGCAGGCCCTGCGCAACATGCTGCCCAGTCTCGTCAACCAGTTCGTCGCGCTGACCAAGGACACGTCGCTCGCCTTCATCGTCGGCATCAACGAGCTGACCTATGCCGCCTCGCAGATCAACAACCGGACGCTCACCCACCCGGCCGAGATCTTTCTCATCGTCGCGCTGATGTACTTCCTGATCTGCTTCTCGCTGACTGCCTTCGCCCGGCATCTGGAGTCGCGCCTGGCGTGGGGGCGGTGAGCGGCGCTCGAGCCGCGATTTCTTGATCCTCGGTGCGCGGATCCTGAGTTAGGATATCGCCGTTTCTTTCGTCGTCAGAACTCCAACAACAATCCGCCTGTCGTGAATCTCCAGAAACGGCGTCTGCTTGCGCTGATCGATTTCGCGCAGGAGTCCATGCGCACCCGCGCCAGGACCGTCACGAACGTCGCCGATCACGGCAGCTTCGTGCTGTTCGATTACCAGGCCCGCGATCTGGAAGGCGCGCGCCTGAACGCCGCGCCCGGCGAAGGCGAAGAGGAGATCTGGCTCAGCGTCGCGCCTGCGCCGAGCCCCGAGATGCCGCCGCAGCCCGAGAGCCCATGGCTCGGGCCGTGGCTCAACGTCGGCGCCGCCATGCTGGCGCCGCCCGGCCTTGCCGACCGGGTACCCGGTGCGGCGCTGATCGAGGCCGGCACGCACCGCGACCCGCGCGCGCCGGCATCGGAGTTCGCCATCGCGGTGGACCCGGGTGTGGATCCCGGCGCCACCGTGCGCTTCGAGGACTATCCGTTCCGCTCCGAGGTCGAGCGCCAGCACGCGCTCTACATCGAGTCGGCGTGGAAGCCGTGGGCCGAGCGCGAACGGCGGCGCCGGCGCCTTTCGCAACTGCACGCCCGGCTCTTCACGCTCCAGCAGCAGTTGGCCGGCACCTTGACCGAAAGCCAGATCGAGCTGGTCTGGGGCATGGGTGTGGCGGTGCGCGAGCAGGACGGCGCGACCTTCGCCCATCCGCTGATCACGCGCCTGGTCGACGTGCGCTTCGATCCCGAGACGCGCGCCGCGGAAGTGTGTCCTCGCGATCTGGATCCGCGGCTGGAGCTGGAGATCTTCGTCTCCGATCCCGCCGTGCTCGCCGAAGCCGAGAAGGCCGCCGCGCAGTACCTGGCTTCGCACTCGGCGCCCGTGTCGCCCTTCGACCCGCAGAGCTGCGCGCCGCTCATCGAGATCGCGCGCCGCTGCCTGGAATCCGCGTCCGGCGGCACCCAGTGGCGGATCTCGGAAGGCTGGGTGCTTTTCGCCCGCCCGCGCAGCGCCGGTCCCGTGGTGCACGATCTGGAACGCCTGCGCCAGGCATTGTTGGAATTCCCCGACGATGTGCCGCTGCCACCGGCGGTGGCCGCGCTCGTGACCGAACCACCGGAGCATGCACCGCCCTATGAGCTGCCGGCATTCCGGGGCTTGAGTTCGCGCGGGGTGAGCGCCGAGCGGCCCGCGCGCGACCTGTTCTTTCCCAAACCTTTCAACGACGAGCAGGCGCGCATCGCCCAACTGCTCGAAGTCGCCGACGGCGTGGTGGTACAGGGACCGCCCGGCACCGGCAAGACGCACACGATCGCCAACGTGATCTGTCACTGGCTGGCCCATGGCCGAAGCGTGCTCGTGACATCCATGCGCGATCCGGCGCTCGCCGCGCTGCGCGACCACCTGCCCGCGGACATCCGTCCGCTCGCGCTGCCGGTGCTCGCTTCCGAGCAGGAGGGCCTGGAAGCGTTCGAGGGCGCCATCGAGCGCATCGCCTCCGAGTTGCAGAGCCTGGATCGCGCCGCGCTGGCCGAGGAGATCGCCCGGCTCGAGCAGACCATCGATGCACTCCAGACGCGGCTCGCCCGCATCGATGTCGATCTCGGCCGTTGGGCCAGATTGAATCTTTCCCGCATCGACCTGCAGGGCGAGACCATCGATCCACAGGACGCGGCGGCGGAAGTGATCGCCCACGCCGGGCAATACGATTGGATTCCCGATCCGCTCGGCGTCGGCCCGCAATACGCGCCCTGCTTCACCACCGAGGACATCGCGCGCCTGCGCGACGCCCGTGCGCGGCTCGGGCGCGACGTGCAGTACGCCAACTGCAGCCTCCCCGCGCTGGCCGACTTGCCGGACGCCGTGCGCCTGGCGCAGGCGCACCGCGAACTGCAGCGCTACGCGCGGTTAAGCGCCCCGGCGCGCGCGAGCGCCCTGCCGTGGCCGGCCGATTCCAGTCCGGAAATCCTCGGCGCGGCGCGCGAGGTCGCCGCCGAACTCGCGCGGCTCGGAGCGCTGCGCGAGGACATCGGCGCGCTGCGATTGCCTTGGAGCGAAGAAGTGCTGGCACGCATCCGGCGCGGCGAGCCGGCGCAGGCCTTCGAAACGCTGGACGCGCTCGGGCGCGAACTGGAGCAGCTCGCGGCTCAGCGCGCGCAGTTCCTGGCGCGCCCGGTATCGGTGCCCGACACCGCGCTCACCGACGCCGAATTTCTCGGCGCGCTGGACAAGCTCGCCCGGGGCAAGCGGCCGTTCGGCCTATCGGGCATGTTCGGCAAGGGCGAGGCGCGCAAGCTGCTCGATGCCGTGCGCGTGGGCGGCCTGCCGCCGCTCGACGCCCAGGACTGGCAGCACGTGAGCGCGTTCGTCTCCATGCAGCGCAAACGGCGCGAGCTGACCACGCGCTGGAACGCCGTCGCGCCCGAAACCGGCATGCAGCCGGTGCTTGCGGCCGACGCCAAGGGCCGGCTCTCGGCGGAAGCGCAGTTCGCCTTGTACGCCAGGGTGCGCGAACTCGCCCGCGCGCGGCGCGCGCTGCGCGAGCGCGCCGCCAAACTCTTCCCGGGCTGGACGCCGGCGAGCCAGGACGAGGAAGCCGCGCTCGACGAGCTGCGTGAGGCGCTCGAGCAGCACCTGCAGCGCCAGCGTCTGGGCGAGGTCGCTCGCATCGTCGAGCAGGCGCGTGCCGCCCTGCAAGGAAGGAGCGGGCCGGTGGTCGAGGCGATGCGGGAGTTTCTCTCTTCGAGGCTGGGTCATCCGGCGCTCGACGAAGCAGAGCTGCTCTCCGAATGGTCGCGACACGTCTGCACCCTGGAGCGCCTGCACGCGGCCGCCGAGGCGCTGCGCACCGTGGCGCTGGTCACCGCGCTCATCGCCGAGTCCGGCGCGCCCGCACTCGCGCAACGGCTGCTCGAGCCCGACGAGAGCGCCACCGATCGCCTGCTGCCGCCGACGTTCCTGCGCGACTGGCGTCTGCGCCGGCTCGCCACGCATCTGAGCGCCATCGATTCGCAGGACGAGCTGAAGCGGCTCTGCGCGCTGCGCGCGGGGCTGGAGCACGATCTGGCGCGCGCCTACGAAGGCCTGGTGGTCAAGCGCACCTGGTTCAACCTGGCGCAGAACATGACCCCGAGCGTGCGCGCCGCGCTGCAGGCTTATCTGAACGCCGTGCAGCGCATCGGCAAGGGCACCGGCAAGCGCGCCTACCGCTACCGGCAGGACGCGCGCTACGCCGCCGCCGAAGCCTACCGCGCGGTACCGTGCTGGATCATGCCGCACTACCGCGTCTGCGAGTCGCTGCCCGCGCTGCCCGGCTGTTTCGATCTGGTGGTGATCGACGAGGCCTCGCAGTCCGATCTGTCGGCGCTGCCCGTGCTGCTGCGCGGGCGCAGGCTGCTCATCGTCGGCGATGACCGCCAGGTCTCGCCGCAGGCGATCGGCATCGAGGAAGAGCGCATCAAGGCGCTCATGCAGCGCCATCTCGCCGAGCAGCCCGCCCTGTACCGCGCGCAGCTCTCGCCCGACCGCTCCATCTACGATCTGGCAAAAGTCGTCTTCGCCCGCAGCGGCGTGATGCTGAAGGAACATTTCCGCTGCGTCGCGCCGATCATCGAGTACTCCAAGCGCGAGTTCTACAACCACGACCTGCGACCGCTGCGCCTGCCGCGCGCCTCCGAGCGCCTCGACCCGCCGCTGCTCGACATCCTGGTCTCCAACGGCTGGCGCGAGAACGGCGTCAATCCGGCGGAGGCCGAGTACATCGTCGGCGAGATCCGGCGCATCGCCGGGGATCCGCGCCTGCGCGGCCGCTCGATCGGGGTCGTGTCGCTGCTGGGAGAAGAGCAGGCGCTGCGCATCTGGGACCGCGTGCTCGAAGAACTGGGCCCGGATGGCGTGCGCCGCCACCAGATCGCCTGCGGCGACGCGCGCATGTTCCAGGGGCGCGAGCGCCACATCATGTTCCTGTCCATGGTGGCCGCGCCCAACGACATCGGCGCCCCGCTCGCGCGCGAAGCCTTCGCGCAGCGCTTCAACGTCGCGGCCTCGCGCGCCCGCGACCAGATGGTACTGGTGCGCTCCGTCGAGCCCGACCAGTTGTCCGAGGCCGACAAGCTGCGCCGCAGCCTCATTCAGCACTTCGCCCGCCCGTTCGGCGACGACCCGCCGCGCGTGGGCGACGCGCGCGATCTGTGCGAATCCGCGCTGGAACGCGAGATCTACGACTGGCTCACCGCGAAAGGCTACCGCGTGATGCCCCAGGTGCGCGTGGGCAGCTACCGCATCGACCTGGTGGTGGAAGGCGGCGGCGACAGCCGCCTCGCCATCGAGTGCGATGGCGACAAGTACCAGGGCCCGCAGCAGTGGACGGAGGATGTGCGCCGCCAGCGCGCACTGGAGCGCGCGGGCTGGGTGTTCTGGCGCTGCTTCGCCGCGAGCTTCCTGCGCCGCCGCGCCGCGGTGCTCGAAGACCTGCGCCAGGCGCTCGCCGCGCAGGGCATCGAGCCGGTGCACTCCGGCGGCTGGGCCCGCCGGCGCATCGCCGAGACACGGCGCGTATACGTCCCGCTGCCGGACGAGCCGCTGCGCTCGGCGCCGCTCCAATCCGCGCCGTTGCACTCCGCGTCGCTTTGAGCGCGAGCGGCGGCCTCACCCTCGCCCCGACCTCACCCTCACCCCGGATCCACAATCCCATACTCGCTCTTCGAAATCACGCGAATGAAATACAGAACCTTGGGACGCACCGGAATCGAAATCTCCGAACTGGTCTTCGGCGGCGGCTGGGTCGGCGGAGTCCTGATCCACCAGGACGACGCGACCAAGCTGCGCACCCTGCGCCGGGCGATGCAAGCCGGCATCAACTTCGTCGATACCGCGCCGAGCTACGGAAAGGGAAAATCGGAGGAAGCGCTCGGCTGGCTGCTGAAGGAAATCTCCCCGCAGCCGTATCTGTCGACCAAGGTCATGCTCGACACGGAGAACCTGGACGACATCCGCTCCCAGGTGGAGCGCAGCGTGAACGAGAGCCTCGAGCGGCTTCAGCGCGATTCGGTCGACCTGCTTCAGTTGCACAACCCGATCGAGCAGGCGCCGAAAGGCAATTCGATCGGCGTCGACTTTGTAATCGGCGAAGGAGGCGCGGCGGACGCGCTCGAACACATCCGCGCCCAGGGCCTGACCCGCTTCATCGGGTTTACCGCGCTCGGCGACGCCGCGAGCTGCCGCCGGGTCATCGACAGCGGCCGCTTCGACACCGCCCAGGTCTACTACAACCTGCTCAATCCGAGCGCTGCGCGCGCGATGCCCGCGCGCTGGACCGGCCACGACTTCGGCAACCTCATCGCCGCCTGCACCGCCCGGCGCATGGGCATCATGGCGATCCGCGTCTTCGCCGCCGGCGTGCTGGCGAGCGACACCCGGCACGGGCGCGAAGTCGTCATCACCCGCGAAGCCGACCTCTCCACCGAAGAGCGCCGCGCCCGCGCCGCGTTCGCGGTGCTCGGCGCACGCTACGGCACGCGCGCGCAGACCGCATTGCGCTTCGCGCTCGCCAATCCCGACATCTCCTGCGCCGTCATCGGGCTGGCCGAACCGGCCCACCTCGAAGAGGCGCTCGCCGGCGCGGCGCTGGGCCCGCTGCCGCAACAAGCGCTGCGGCAACTCGAAGAGGTGTACTCCAGCAACTTCGGGCTGTAGCGCCTCTCGTTTCCCGCTTTGCGAGCCACGGATGCCCCGCCTCGCCCGCCGTCTCACCCGTTTTGACTTCTCCCGGCGCGCTTGCTAGCTTGAAGGCGCCAGGGGGGAGGTGGCCATGGACGCGCGCAAGACCCGCTTGCATCTGTTGCTCGTCGCGATCGCGGGCCTTGCACTGTCCGGCTGCGCGGCGCCGGTCAAACGCCAGATCCCGGAGCTGCAGCGCGATCCCGCCGGACCGACCACCATCGTCCTAATGCCCCTCGACGTGGAGCTGGGGCAGCTCACCGCCGGCGGAGTCGTCCAGCCGCACGCCGAGTGGACCGAAGCCGCCATCCGGCACATGCGCGCCGCCCTCGAAAAGCAGGCAACGGGGCGCAATCTCACGGTGGTCGACTACCATCCCGAGCGCGGCTCGCCGGAGGACCAGGCCACCGGCCTGGAGCTGATGACGCTGCACCGCGCGGTCGGCCGCTCCATCCTTCTGCACGAGTACCTCGGCGGCTATGCCCTTCCCAGCAAAAAGGACAAGTTCGACTGGTCGCTCGGTCCGGCGGTGGGCGCGATCTCCCGATCGCACGCCGCCGACTATGCGCTGTTCCTCTATGTGCGCGACAGCTACGCCACCGGCGGGCGGGTGGCGCTCATCATGGCCGCCGCGGTGCTCGGCGTGGGCCTCACCGGCGGCACGCAGGTCGGATACGCCTCGCTCGCGGATCTGAAGAGCGGCGACGTCGTCTGGTTCAATCGGCTGGTGCGCACGGTCGGCGACCTGCGCACGCCCGAAGCCGCCGAAGAAACCGTCAAGGTCCTGCTGGCCGACGCGCTGAAGTGAACCCCGGGCGCCGACAATTCGGCTGCGCGCTGTGCGGCCTCGCCTCGCTCTCGCTTCTGGGCAGCGCGCTTGCGCAGCAGAGCGCGGCCGACGAGGGCTTCCTCGCCCCCGGCTACCGCCCGCCCGCAGGCAGCGACGAGCTGGGACTGTGGAAGATGATGGACCGCGCCGAGCGCGATCTGATGCGCTCCCGCTTCGTGGTGCACGACCCGGCGCTGAACGCCTACATCCGCGATATCGTCTGCCGGCTGGGCAAGGATCACTGCCCGGATCTGCGTCCCTACATCGTGCGCACGCCGCACTTCAACGCCAGCATGGCGCCCAACGGCATGATGCAGGTGTGGACCGGGCTGCTGCTGCGCTGCGTGGACGAAGCGCAGCTCGCCGCCGTCATCGGCCACGAGATGGGGCACTACCTGCGCCGCCATTCGCTCAAGGTCTTCCGCGACGTGCGCGACAAGGCGAGCTTTTCCGCCTTCCTCGGCCTCGGCCTCGCGGTGGCCGGCGCCGGTCAGGTAGCCGATCTCACCGACCTCGTGCTGATGGCTTCCATCTTTGCCTTCAGCCGCGATCAGGAGCGCGAAGCTGACAGGATCGGTCTCGAGCTGATGGCGAAAGCGGGCTACGCGCCGCTCGCCGCTCCGGAAGTGTGGGACCAACTGCTCGCCGAACTGCGCGCCGGCACCGCCCCGCGCTCGCGCAACATCCTGTTCGCCTCGCACCCACTGCCCGAAGAGCGCATGCAGACGCTCACCGGCGCGGCGCGCGGCGCCGCGGGCGCCCCCGCCGAGCGCGGCGAGGCGCGCTACCGGGCGAACCTCGCCTCCATCCGCGAGCAGCTCGTGCGCGACGAACTCGCCCTGCGCCAGTACGCCCGCAGCGAAGTGGTGTTCGACCGGCTGCTCGCGCAGACGCAGCACGACGGCATGCTCTGGTACGCCAAGGGCGAGATCTATCGCCTGCGCGCCGAGGCGGGTGACGCCGGGCGCGCGCTCCAGGCCTACGAAAAGGCGCTGCAGGCCCGAGGCGCGCCGCCCGAGACCTACCGCTCGATCGCGCTGGTCGAAATGAAGGAAGGTGCCAGGGATCGCGCCCGCCGCGCGATCGACGCCTATCTCCAGCTCAGGCCCGACGCCTCGGACGCCGAGGCTCTTCGCACCTTGCTCGCCGAGTGATTGCCATGAGATTCGCCATCGCACTCCTCGCGGCCCTGCTGCTCGCAAGCTGCGCCACGACCTACTCGCTGGTCGAACCCGCGCGCCACACCGTCAGGAACGTCCTCTCGGTCGAGCCCGGAATGAAGTGGAACAAGATGGGAAGCTCCGGCCTGCAGGGCAACGTGGAAGTCTGGACCCTCGACGGGCCCGCGCTGAACACGCTCGTCTTCTTCACCGGCGTGAACGACGGCGAACCGCTGCTCGCCTCGCGCGCCATCGGCCACAAGCAGGAAGAAAAGCCGCCCGTGTTCCACTCCACCATGAACCCGCTGGAGATCCAGGAGCTGATGCAGGCGGCGATGGCCCGCCACTTCCAGTCCACGCTCGCCGAGACCCACAACCTGCGCACCCAGGCCGTCGCCGAGACCAAAGGATTCCGCTTCCAGACCCGGCTCGTCGGGCGCGACGAAGTCGAACGCCACGGCGTCTTCGCCGGTGCGGTCAGCAAAGGCAAGCTCTACGGCCTCTGGTTCCAGGGCGCCAAGCTCCACTACTTCGACCGCTACCTGCCCGAGTACGAGCGCATCCTCGCCTCCGCGAAGCTGATCGGCCCCGCGGCACCGTAACGTTGCTCGCCTCTGCGCTCGGGAGAGGGATCGAGTGGCGGCCGATCCTTGCGAGCGAGCCGTCCCTGCTTGCGGACTAGCGCCCGCGCAAGACACCGCCCTGGGCGTCGCTGCTCGCTCGACCCGCACAGTGACAGGCCGTGAGTGACCGGTGACGAATGGA is part of the Burkholderiales bacterium genome and encodes:
- a CDS encoding amino acid ABC transporter permease — encoded protein: MDYAFDFSVVLTGEYRQALIDGTLLTLQLSGLSLVLSLMIGVVVALCRLAPLKPLNWLAAIYVEFVRNTPLLVQMLFWYFGATQVLPRAVNDWLYAGDFEFAAAAIALTLYTAAFISEDVRSGIRSIPREQTEAARASGMTFLQAMRYVILPQALRITVPPLINQALNLTKNSSLAMAIGVAELTYKAREIESFTFKTFEAFAACTVIYLTLSLLITFAALACERRRASA
- a CDS encoding amino acid ABC transporter permease, whose amino-acid sequence is MLEILKENWLYLLIGQYPSGPLGGLALTLAIASIALTLALPAGIVLALGRVSHFALLHLPATGLVYLVRGLPLIMVIFWAYFLVPLALGRAVPGFVTMIYALVFFEAAYLAEIVRAGIQAVPKGQVEAARSLGLNYLQTMRGVVLPQALRNMLPSLVNQFVALTKDTSLAFIVGINELTYAASQINNRTLTHPAEIFLIVALMYFLICFSLTAFARHLESRLAWGR
- a CDS encoding AAA domain-containing protein, which produces MNLQKRRLLALIDFAQESMRTRARTVTNVADHGSFVLFDYQARDLEGARLNAAPGEGEEEIWLSVAPAPSPEMPPQPESPWLGPWLNVGAAMLAPPGLADRVPGAALIEAGTHRDPRAPASEFAIAVDPGVDPGATVRFEDYPFRSEVERQHALYIESAWKPWAERERRRRRLSQLHARLFTLQQQLAGTLTESQIELVWGMGVAVREQDGATFAHPLITRLVDVRFDPETRAAEVCPRDLDPRLELEIFVSDPAVLAEAEKAAAQYLASHSAPVSPFDPQSCAPLIEIARRCLESASGGTQWRISEGWVLFARPRSAGPVVHDLERLRQALLEFPDDVPLPPAVAALVTEPPEHAPPYELPAFRGLSSRGVSAERPARDLFFPKPFNDEQARIAQLLEVADGVVVQGPPGTGKTHTIANVICHWLAHGRSVLVTSMRDPALAALRDHLPADIRPLALPVLASEQEGLEAFEGAIERIASELQSLDRAALAEEIARLEQTIDALQTRLARIDVDLGRWARLNLSRIDLQGETIDPQDAAAEVIAHAGQYDWIPDPLGVGPQYAPCFTTEDIARLRDARARLGRDVQYANCSLPALADLPDAVRLAQAHRELQRYARLSAPARASALPWPADSSPEILGAAREVAAELARLGALREDIGALRLPWSEEVLARIRRGEPAQAFETLDALGRELEQLAAQRAQFLARPVSVPDTALTDAEFLGALDKLARGKRPFGLSGMFGKGEARKLLDAVRVGGLPPLDAQDWQHVSAFVSMQRKRRELTTRWNAVAPETGMQPVLAADAKGRLSAEAQFALYARVRELARARRALRERAAKLFPGWTPASQDEEAALDELREALEQHLQRQRLGEVARIVEQARAALQGRSGPVVEAMREFLSSRLGHPALDEAELLSEWSRHVCTLERLHAAAEALRTVALVTALIAESGAPALAQRLLEPDESATDRLLPPTFLRDWRLRRLATHLSAIDSQDELKRLCALRAGLEHDLARAYEGLVVKRTWFNLAQNMTPSVRAALQAYLNAVQRIGKGTGKRAYRYRQDARYAAAEAYRAVPCWIMPHYRVCESLPALPGCFDLVVIDEASQSDLSALPVLLRGRRLLIVGDDRQVSPQAIGIEEERIKALMQRHLAEQPALYRAQLSPDRSIYDLAKVVFARSGVMLKEHFRCVAPIIEYSKREFYNHDLRPLRLPRASERLDPPLLDILVSNGWRENGVNPAEAEYIVGEIRRIAGDPRLRGRSIGVVSLLGEEQALRIWDRVLEELGPDGVRRHQIACGDARMFQGRERHIMFLSMVAAPNDIGAPLAREAFAQRFNVAASRARDQMVLVRSVEPDQLSEADKLRRSLIQHFARPFGDDPPRVGDARDLCESALEREIYDWLTAKGYRVMPQVRVGSYRIDLVVEGGGDSRLAIECDGDKYQGPQQWTEDVRRQRALERAGWVFWRCFAASFLRRRAAVLEDLRQALAAQGIEPVHSGGWARRRIAETRRVYVPLPDEPLRSAPLQSAPLHSASL
- a CDS encoding aldo/keto reductase, which translates into the protein MKYRTLGRTGIEISELVFGGGWVGGVLIHQDDATKLRTLRRAMQAGINFVDTAPSYGKGKSEEALGWLLKEISPQPYLSTKVMLDTENLDDIRSQVERSVNESLERLQRDSVDLLQLHNPIEQAPKGNSIGVDFVIGEGGAADALEHIRAQGLTRFIGFTALGDAASCRRVIDSGRFDTAQVYYNLLNPSAARAMPARWTGHDFGNLIAACTARRMGIMAIRVFAAGVLASDTRHGREVVITREADLSTEERRARAAFAVLGARYGTRAQTALRFALANPDISCAVIGLAEPAHLEEALAGAALGPLPQQALRQLEEVYSSNFGL
- a CDS encoding M48 family metalloprotease, with product MNPGRRQFGCALCGLASLSLLGSALAQQSAADEGFLAPGYRPPAGSDELGLWKMMDRAERDLMRSRFVVHDPALNAYIRDIVCRLGKDHCPDLRPYIVRTPHFNASMAPNGMMQVWTGLLLRCVDEAQLAAVIGHEMGHYLRRHSLKVFRDVRDKASFSAFLGLGLAVAGAGQVADLTDLVLMASIFAFSRDQEREADRIGLELMAKAGYAPLAAPEVWDQLLAELRAGTAPRSRNILFASHPLPEERMQTLTGAARGAAGAPAERGEARYRANLASIREQLVRDELALRQYARSEVVFDRLLAQTQHDGMLWYAKGEIYRLRAEAGDAGRALQAYEKALQARGAPPETYRSIALVEMKEGARDRARRAIDAYLQLRPDASDAEALRTLLAE